One part of the Arthrobacter sp. EM1 genome encodes these proteins:
- a CDS encoding cytochrome c oxidase assembly protein → MPPWDVVLSSWTLNWPALALLVPAAGLYARGLRAARRRGIHWPRRRTLTFYVLGLGSFAALSFGFTGVYSHDLRWVFTLKITSYLFIVPLLVTAGKPLTLARETLGPAGARRLRIFLGHPVMRSLSNTVVAALLGLGMFALFLTPLFHPLRTEPLWDLVLTVLVPLTGMLMVVPIIEDQSAKAVSALIIVEFIYVFIELVADAVPGILMRISPQILDGATQALTGHQGWLPGPLRDQQLAGDLLWFLAEIVDVPLIILMFVRFARSDRNEATSFDSLTNEQLEALNREHLSGPHAPRSWRDA, encoded by the coding sequence ATGCCTCCGTGGGACGTTGTCCTGTCATCGTGGACCCTGAACTGGCCGGCCCTGGCACTCCTGGTCCCCGCCGCCGGGCTGTATGCCCGCGGCCTCCGCGCAGCCAGGCGCCGCGGGATCCACTGGCCGAGGCGGCGGACACTGACCTTCTACGTCCTGGGTCTGGGCAGCTTCGCGGCGCTCAGTTTCGGGTTCACCGGCGTCTACAGCCACGACCTGCGCTGGGTCTTCACCCTTAAGATCACCTCATACCTGTTCATCGTCCCGCTCCTGGTCACCGCGGGCAAACCACTGACCCTTGCCAGGGAAACGCTGGGACCGGCCGGGGCGCGACGGCTCCGGATATTCCTGGGGCACCCGGTGATGCGTTCGCTGAGCAACACCGTCGTGGCCGCGCTGCTGGGTCTGGGAATGTTCGCCCTCTTCCTGACCCCCCTGTTCCATCCCCTAAGAACCGAACCCCTCTGGGACCTCGTCCTGACCGTTCTGGTGCCCCTAACAGGGATGCTGATGGTGGTGCCGATCATCGAAGACCAGTCGGCCAAGGCCGTCAGCGCGCTGATCATCGTCGAATTCATCTACGTGTTCATCGAACTCGTCGCCGATGCCGTGCCCGGGATCCTGATGAGGATCAGTCCACAAATCCTGGACGGGGCAACCCAGGCCCTCACCGGGCATCAGGGCTGGCTTCCCGGACCGCTGCGGGACCAGCAGCTCGCCGGAGACCTGCTGTGGTTCCTGGCCGAAATCGTCGATGTGCCCCTGATCATCCTGATGTTCGTCAGGTTCGCCCGCAGCGACCGGAACGAGGCGACCTCCTTCGACAGCCTCACCAACGAACAGCTCGAGGCGCTGAACCGCGAACACCTCAGTGGTCCGCACGCACCCCGCAGCTGGCGCGATGCGTAG
- a CDS encoding DUF3105 domain-containing protein — protein sequence MSNASKRPSEHQAIVAAIRGRQQAKQRRFNILVYGGFGLVLAAIITAVAVVVAGSVQQRNAAAEAAKRPIDGIQAFANLSRNHVQEAVDYPQQPGVGGDHSSVWTNCGIYTDPVNEQRAVHSLEHGAVWITYKPGLPAADVAKLTDLAKAKPYVLLSPDKAQSAPVTATAWGAQVVVQDAGDPRIPAFIGAYAQSPKAPEPGAACTGGTNG from the coding sequence ATGAGTAACGCCAGCAAACGGCCCTCAGAACACCAGGCAATCGTCGCCGCCATCCGCGGCCGGCAGCAAGCTAAACAGCGTCGGTTCAATATCCTCGTCTACGGCGGTTTCGGCCTGGTCCTCGCCGCCATCATCACCGCGGTCGCCGTCGTCGTTGCCGGGTCAGTGCAGCAGCGGAACGCGGCCGCCGAAGCGGCCAAAAGACCCATCGACGGGATCCAGGCCTTCGCCAATCTCTCCCGTAACCACGTCCAGGAGGCCGTCGACTACCCGCAGCAGCCCGGCGTCGGAGGAGACCACTCCTCCGTCTGGACGAACTGCGGCATCTACACCGATCCGGTCAACGAACAGCGCGCCGTCCATTCCCTGGAACACGGGGCCGTCTGGATCACCTACAAGCCCGGGCTGCCGGCGGCCGACGTCGCGAAACTCACCGACCTTGCCAAGGCCAAGCCGTATGTCCTGCTCAGCCCGGACAAAGCCCAGAGCGCCCCGGTCACAGCGACCGCCTGGGGCGCCCAGGTGGTGGTCCAGGACGCCGGGGACCCGCGCATCCCCGCGTTCATTGGCGCGTACGCCCAATCCCCGAAAGCACCGGAACCCGGCGCCGCCTGCACCGGCGGAACCAACGGCTAA